A genome region from Candidatus Hydrogenedens sp. includes the following:
- a CDS encoding DUF1295 domain-containing protein has product MRGILAGALISIWGLRLACYIHTRNRGKTEDYRYAKWRQEWGKWFYLRSYVQVYLLQGFFLYLIILPVLIINKKDVGSPFNYLDILGTVVWIFGFLFETIGDAQLAKFVKNSNNKGKIIQNGLWRYTRHPNYFGEVTLWWGIWLISLSAYSNFLSLIGPLTITFLILKVSGIPMLEKKYEGNPNFEAYKKKTSAFFPLPPKKNS; this is encoded by the coding sequence ATGCGTGGCATTTTGGCAGGGGCATTGATTAGTATCTGGGGTTTGCGTCTTGCCTGCTATATTCACACACGTAACCGTGGAAAAACAGAAGATTATCGGTATGCAAAGTGGCGACAAGAATGGGGGAAATGGTTTTATCTTCGTTCGTATGTGCAAGTATATCTTTTGCAAGGTTTTTTCCTGTATTTGATTATTTTGCCAGTTCTTATTATTAATAAAAAAGATGTTGGTTCTCCTTTTAATTATTTAGACATATTGGGCACGGTAGTATGGATTTTCGGTTTCCTTTTTGAAACGATAGGAGACGCACAACTGGCAAAGTTTGTTAAGAATTCAAATAATAAGGGCAAAATCATACAGAACGGTTTGTGGCGGTATACGCGTCATCCTAATTATTTCGGCGAGGTAACTTTATGGTGGGGTATATGGTTAATCTCACTTTCTGCCTATTCCAATTTTTTGAGTTTAATTGGACCTCTCACCATTACTTTTCTAATTTTAAAAGTCTCAGGCATTCCGATGTTAGAAAAGAAATATGAGGGAAATCCCAACTTTGAAGCATATAAAAAGAAAACCAGTGCTTTCTTCCCTTTACCTCCCAAGAAAAATTCATAA
- a CDS encoding DUF2177 family protein, with protein MFIKLYAIALPVFFAIDMVWLGWVAKNFYKNQIGFLMTSNINWVAAILFYLLFIVGLVIFVIVPAVNKSSWISALLLGALFGFISYATYDLTNLATIKDWPLLITIVDLTWGATLGALVSTITYFIAGKVL; from the coding sequence ATGTTCATAAAACTTTACGCCATTGCTTTACCAGTCTTTTTTGCTATTGATATGGTCTGGCTTGGATGGGTAGCAAAAAATTTTTACAAAAATCAGATTGGCTTCTTGATGACATCAAATATAAATTGGGTAGCAGCAATTCTTTTCTATCTTCTATTTATCGTTGGGCTGGTAATCTTTGTTATAGTACCCGCAGTTAATAAAAGTTCGTGGATATCTGCGTTACTCCTCGGTGCCCTTTTCGGATTTATCTCCTATGCTACCTACGACCTTACCAACCTTGCAACAATCAAAGACTGGCCACTTCTGATAACGATAGTAGACCTTACATGGGGTGCTACACTTGGGGCTTTAGTTTCTACCATAACTTATTTTATAGCCGGTAAAGTATTATGA
- a CDS encoding tryptophan-rich sensory protein: protein MNIKLLKLLTLGVYGVMVAINYLAELLRLGGKDIGEISAKYPNLFTPAGYAFSIWGLIYLLLLIYVIYQLWSGKEELVIRINRWFIANAFLNISWIFAWHYNLIWLSVIIMAGLLFTLTRIADILRVSNLTQKEQWLVHLPFSIYFGWITVATIANITVFLVSIGWNRFGLSESFWTVVVLLVGAIIGSWWMLRDRFIPYGLVLIWAYAAILFKHLSAGGFDGKYPTVIGTAVFCLLVFVGIIAFINIKKKEKQLCS from the coding sequence ATGAATATAAAATTATTAAAACTTTTGACGCTTGGGGTATATGGTGTTATGGTTGCAATCAATTATTTGGCGGAACTGCTTCGTCTTGGGGGAAAAGACATTGGAGAAATATCCGCCAAATATCCAAATTTATTTACTCCTGCAGGATATGCCTTCTCTATCTGGGGTTTGATTTACCTCCTACTATTAATATATGTGATATATCAGTTATGGAGTGGAAAAGAAGAATTAGTGATACGAATAAACCGCTGGTTTATCGCAAATGCTTTTTTGAATATTTCATGGATATTTGCCTGGCATTATAACTTAATCTGGCTTTCAGTCATCATCATGGCTGGATTGCTGTTTACGCTGACTCGTATTGCCGATATTTTACGGGTAAGCAATCTCACACAAAAGGAACAATGGTTGGTGCATTTGCCTTTTAGCATATATTTTGGCTGGATTACCGTGGCAACAATTGCTAATATCACCGTCTTTCTGGTCAGTATCGGCTGGAACAGATTTGGCCTTTCAGAAAGTTTCTGGACCGTGGTTGTGCTCTTGGTTGGGGCAATAATTGGTTCGTGGTGGATGCTTCGCGACCGATTTATCCCTTACGGGCTCGTGCTTATCTGGGCTTATGCTGCTATTCTTTTCAAACATCTTTCGGCAGGTGGCTTTGATGGAAAATACCCGACTGTCATAGGGACAGCGGTTTTTTGCCTATTGGTATTTGTAGGAATAATCGCATTTATTAACATTAAGAAAAAGGAGAAACAATTATGTTCATAA
- a CDS encoding restriction endonuclease: protein MPIPDYQSIMLPLLKFPGDKKEHSIRESIEHIANIFNLSEEERREVLPNGQQYIIDNRVGWARTYLKKAGLLESTKRSYFKITDLGLEVLQKNPKEINVKFLEQFPQFIEFRNLRKEKGEEEKEEENLTQTPQELLEYGYQRIKKDLASELLNLVKKSSPRFFEKLVVELLIKMGYGGSLKDAGKAIGKSGDGGIDGIIKEDKLGLDIIYIQAKRWENVVGSKEVRNFVGSLAGQKANKGVFITTSSFTRDALDYVKTIPHKVILIDGETLAQLMIENDVGVSKVTSYDIKKIDSDYFEEE, encoded by the coding sequence ATGCCAATACCAGATTATCAATCAATAATGCTTCCTCTCCTAAAATTCCCAGGAGATAAAAAAGAGCATTCAATAAGAGAATCTATTGAACATATAGCTAATATTTTTAATCTCAGTGAAGAAGAACGAAGAGAGGTTTTGCCAAATGGTCAACAATACATAATTGATAATCGAGTAGGTTGGGCTAGAACATATCTGAAAAAAGCAGGACTACTTGAATCAACTAAAAGGTCTTATTTTAAGATAACCGATTTAGGTCTAGAAGTTTTGCAGAAGAATCCTAAAGAAATCAATGTAAAGTTTTTAGAACAATTCCCTCAATTTATTGAATTTAGAAACCTCCGTAAAGAAAAAGGTGAAGAAGAAAAGGAAGAAGAAAACTTAACACAAACACCGCAAGAGCTTTTGGAGTATGGCTATCAGAGAATCAAAAAAGATTTAGCTTCTGAATTGTTGAATCTTGTTAAAAAATCATCACCGCGTTTCTTTGAAAAATTAGTAGTGGAACTTCTAATAAAAATGGGTTATGGTGGTTCGTTAAAAGACGCCGGAAAAGCGATTGGCAAAAGTGGCGATGGAGGTATAGATGGAATTATTAAAGAGGATAAACTCGGTTTAGATATTATTTATATTCAAGCAAAAAGATGGGAGAATGTTGTTGGCTCTAAGGAAGTGAGAAATTTTGTTGGAAGTCTTGCAGGGCAAAAAGCTAATAAAGGAGTTTTTATAACTACTTCAAGTTTTACTAGGGATGCATTAGATTATGTAAAAACAATTCCGCATAAAGTTATCTTGATTGATGGTGAAACTCTTGCTCAATTAATGATAGAAAATGATGTCGGAGTATCCAAAGTAACTAGCTACGATATTAAAAAGATTGATTCTGATTATTTTGAAGAAGAATAA
- a CDS encoding site-specific DNA-methyltransferase — protein MVFADPPYLLSNGGFTVHAGRRVSVNKGEWDKSNGLEKDFEFHLQWIKAVKRILKPHGTLWVSGTYHSIYQCGFALQLAGYHILNDIAWFKPNASPNLSCRYFTASHETLIWAKKDKNAKHIFNYELMKNGSWPEDFLKKPNSQMRSVWAISTPKSIEKKFGKHPTQKPEELLKRIVLASTKKNDLILDPFTGSSTTGIAAYLLGRKFIGIDTEKKYLDLSIKRFEELEQNLSHKQKLFKNYE, from the coding sequence ATGGTCTTTGCCGATCCTCCATATTTACTATCCAACGGCGGTTTTACGGTTCATGCCGGAAGACGTGTTAGCGTTAATAAAGGTGAGTGGGATAAAAGTAATGGCTTAGAAAAAGATTTTGAATTTCATCTTCAATGGATTAAAGCCGTAAAACGCATTTTGAAACCTCATGGAACCCTCTGGGTTAGTGGAACATATCATTCTATTTATCAATGTGGTTTTGCCCTACAACTTGCCGGTTATCATATTCTTAATGATATTGCATGGTTTAAACCAAATGCGTCGCCTAATCTAAGTTGTCGTTATTTTACAGCAAGCCACGAAACGCTTATTTGGGCAAAAAAAGATAAAAATGCAAAACATATATTCAATTATGAATTAATGAAAAACGGGAGTTGGCCAGAAGATTTTCTTAAAAAACCAAATTCACAAATGAGATCTGTTTGGGCGATTAGTACGCCTAAATCAATAGAAAAAAAGTTTGGTAAACATCCTACGCAAAAACCGGAAGAGTTATTAAAAAGAATTGTGCTTGCGTCTACTAAAAAGAACGATTTAATTTTAGATCCGTTTACCGGCAGTTCAACTACTGGAATTGCTGCTTATCTCTTAGGGAGAAAATTTATAGGAATTGACACAGAAAAGAAATATTTAGATTTATCTATCAAGCGTTTTGAGGAATTAGAGCAAAATTTAAGTCACAAGCAAAAATTATTTAAAAACTATGAATAA
- a CDS encoding helix-turn-helix transcriptional regulator: MARSGLFIILFSLLNFNLFVIIILKVEIVNTTIIYYQIIENMARENNIGENIKKYRTKQGLSQEDFAKKSGVKYTTLTKIESGVIKKTISFSNGKNRQGVRC, translated from the coding sequence TTGGCCAGAAGCGGGCTTTTCATTATTTTATTTTCTTTGCTTAATTTTAATTTATTTGTTATCATTATATTGAAAGTAGAGATTGTTAATACTACAATAATATACTATCAAATTATTGAAAATATGGCAAGAGAAAATAATATTGGAGAAAATATAAAGAAATACCGGACAAAACAAGGCTTGTCGCAGGAGGATTTTGCCAAAAAATCCGGCGTCAAATATACTACTCTGACGAAAATCGAAAGCGGAGTTATTAAAAAAACCATCAGTTTTAGTAATGGCAAAAATCGCCAAGGCGTTAGGTGTTAA